The genomic window AGTTTCGATCGGACGCGATCGTTACAGAGAGCGGAGAGCCCTCAGTCGTCCGTCGTTCGGTCGTCGTCGCGTTCCGCGAGCCTGTCGTCGAGCAGTTCGCGTATCCAGACGGCGAAGCCGTGATCGCGGCCGTAGGTCCAGACGGCCATCTCGTTGACCACGTCGGGGAGGTCGCTCTCCTTGATGCCGGCCGCGACGATCGCTTGCTGGTCGACCATGAGCAACTGGGCCGGCCACTCGTTGTAGACTTCGTTCGTCGATTGGAGCGCGGAGATTATCTCGATGTCCGCGTCCGGAACCGCGTCCGCGAACTCCGCGCGGTCGTCGTCCGCCGCGACCTCGATGTACACGCTGACGCCGCGCTCGGCGGCCGACCGGAGCTCCGTGAGGATCTGCTGGTCGACGACCTCGGTCGCCGGAACGAGATAGTGAACCGTCTCCTCGGCTTCCTCGAGGAACATCACGATACGGTCGGTGATGTGGTCTTTCTGCGTGATCGCCCACATCCCCTCGTCATCCTTGGAGTCCGGCTCCTCGAGTTGGCCGAGCGCGTTCTCGGCGGCGTTGATGCGGGAGTCGTAGTCTTCGCGGATCCGCCGACACGCCGTCTCGACCGGGACGGCCTTGTACTGGCGCGGTTCGGTCTGCTGGACGTTGACCAGTCCCTTTCGGTCGAGGCGCTCGATGGTGTCGTACACCCGGGATCGAGGGATGTCCGCGACCTGACTGATTTCCTTTGCGGTCCCCTTCGAGAGGCGGACGAGCGCTACGAAACAGCGGGACTCGTACTCCGTCAGCCCCAGCCCCTCGAGGGTCGTGACCGCTTCCTCGGCGTTTGACACGGTAGGTACATGGCCAGAGCGGAGGAAAGAGCGCGGCTTTCGAGCGCCGCCCCGTTATCACCGCTCAGGAGAAGACGCGAAAGGAGGTGCTACCGCAGGGACAGCCGTCCGAGCTGCCGATCGGCCGAACCTCGTCCGGCGAGAGCCAGACCGCAAGCGCCCGGCCACAGTCCGTACATCGTGCTGCGCCCTTCCGCCGTGACTGTGCTTCCATAGAGCGTTCTTCGTCCGCACAGCATATAAGCAGTCTGTGAGTTCAATGCGAGTCGGCGGACGCCTACTCCCGCCGTAACAACAGCCGCGCGGGCCTCGAGCGCGAGTCAGTAGCCCAGCGAGAACGCCCAGTTAACCGCCAGTGCGGCGAAGACGAGGGCGAGCAACGCACCGAGAAAGCCGAAGGAGACGCCCCAACCGAACAGATCCGCCAGCGTGCCGGTTATCACCGACCCCAGTGCGCCGACGAAGCCGTAGACGGTGCGAACGAGTCCGAACCCCGCGCTGCGCTCGGCCGCGGAGAGTTCGTCCATGAACCGGGGCAGGAGCGCCGCGCCCCAGCCGAGGCCGATCCCGAGGAGGGTGGTCCCCGCGACGACGGAGACGGGCCCCGGAACGGCGATGAACAGGCCGAAGCCGGCGACCGAGAGCACCATACAGGCCGCCGTGGTGACCTCGCGGCCGTACCGATCGGAGGCCGCCCCCACGCCCACCTGCGTGATCCCCTGAACGACGAAGTAGCCGCCGAAGACGAGACTCGCCGTCGTCGCGGACTGGCCGCGATAGGCGACGAGGAAGGTCGGCAGGAACGAGGAGGTCGCCTGCCAGACGAAATCGCCCAGAATCGCGAGGACGCACGTAAAGGCGATCTTCGGTCGGGAGAGCAGTTCGACGAGCGGCGCGAGTTCGAAGCGCGAGGCCATCGGCTGGTCGGGCCGCTGGGGCGCGGTGGGCCGAACCGAGCGGGCGAACAGGACGAAGATCGGCACGGCGACGACGGTGCCGACCGCGATCGCGGCGCGCCAGCCGTACCGAACGGCGATCCACGCGGCGACTGGCGGCGCGACGAGTCCCGCGATCGGACCGCCGCTGTTGTGGACGCCGATCGCGGCCCCGATTTCGTCGTAGGTCCGGGTCAGCAGCGACGTCGCGACGCTGTAGTGGAGGCCAGCGACGGCCCCGAGCACGATGGTTCCGACGACGAAGACCGGAAACAGCGGCGCGACCGCGAGGAAGGCGCTCGCGACGGCCGTCCCGCCGACGGCGACCAGAATGATCCGCCGCTCGCCGTACTTGTCCGCGAAGACGCCGCTGGGGAACTGCGAGCAGAAGTACGCCATCCACATCCCCGTCAGCGCGAGGCCGATCACCGAGTTCGAGATGCCGAACTCCGCGGTGATCTGTGGCACCACCGGACTGATCACCAGCCTGCCGGCCATCGTCGCCAGAAAGGCGAGCGTACACATCGCGAGGACGGTTTCCTTGTATCGCCAGCGCATCAGTCGACCTCGAGTAGTCCTGTTATCGAAATCATCACGTCGGCTGTAGTCACTCGTGGCTCATCGATTCCGACTGATGAGGGTATTGCTCCCGGCAGGCGACGCTGGATCGCAGTTCGATGGCGGTCGGCGACGACCGTCGAGCGCCGGTGGGACCTCCAGTCACTCACGGCGCGCCGTCACGCCGGACGGCCCGCGGGACATCGAGCGCATCGCTTTTGCGACTCCCGCCGAATACACGGCTATGGATCTCACTCATCGTCCCCGACGGCTTCGACAGGACCGGGTGCGCGGCCTCGTCAGCGAGACGAGCCTCGAGCCCGCCGATCTCATCGCACCGGTGTTCGTCGACGCGACGACCGACGAACGCCGGCCGATCGAGTCGATGCCCGGCCACGACCGCGTGCCGATCGACGGGATCGTCGACCGGGTCGAGGAAGTCCTCGAGACCGGCGTCGAGGCGGTCATGCTGTTCGGGATTCCGGCGTCGAAAGACCCCGAGGGGAGCCGCGCGTGGGCCGAAGACGGCGTCATTCAGGAGGCACTGCGCCGCATCACGAGCGAGACCGACGCCTACGTCATCACCGACGTCTGCCTCTGTGAGTACACCGACCACGGCCACTGCGGCCCGCTCGAGGAGGAACTCCGGAGCGAGGACGTCGTCGACGCAGACGGCCCCGCCTGCGAGCCGACGATGACCGTCGACAACGACGCGACGCTCGAGGCCCTCGAGAAGATCGTCACGTCTCACGCCCGTGCGGGCGCGGACATGGTGGCCCCGAGCGGGATGATGGACGGCATGGTCGGGGCCATCCGGTCGGCGCTGGACGAAGCGGGGTTCGAACACGTCCCGATCATGAGCTACGCGGCCAAGTACGAGAGCGCGTTCTACGGTCCCTTCCGGGACGCCGCCGACGGCGCTCCCTCCTTCGGCAACCGCCGACATTACCAGATGGATCCCGCGAATTCGCGCGAAGCCATGCGAGAGGTCCGGTTGGACGCCGAGCAGGGCGCGGACGTGATGATGGTCAAGCCCGCGCTGCCGTATCTCGACATCGTCAGCGCCGTCCGCCGGGAGTTCGACCACCCCGTCGCCGCCTACAACGTCTCCGGCGAGTACGCCATGCTCCACGCCGCCGCCGAGAAGGGGTGGCTCGACCTCGAGGCGGTCGGCCTCGAGTCGCTGCTGTCGATCAAGCGGGCCGGTGCGGATCTGATTCTGACCTACTTCGCCGAGGATGTCGCACAACGGCTATAGGACCGAGGGCGTCCGAGATAGGTTCGTCGTGTAATCAACTCGATCCAAACCGACCACTTTCTCTCGCGCCGGACGGGTGATTAGACGAATGTCAATATCAGTTCGGACCCCAGCGGTGGAGGGGCAATATCTGCCGCGCGCGAGCAAATATAGGCCGGTAGGCCCCGTATGGGGGCCACTGTCGCGGTAATTATATCGATTCCGAACGGGTTCGTCGCTCAATAGCGGTTGACAAACGGGAAAAATATAACCGCTACTCGAAAAGGACGTGATTTTCAATGCCCTTATACACATTATACCTGATTTAGCTTTGAACGGATGACCCTATTATAGCCACAATTTCGCGTATTTGTAAAGGCTAACCCTTAAATGATACAAGTACAACGGACTCGAACGTGATTAGGAGGACGAACATGAACGAGATTGCACTAGAAGACGACGTTCGTATGGTCGATGGGAGCACCAGTGGATGGAAACTCGAGGTGAGCGCCTGATGGAGCCGACGCTCCTGCAGACCGAAATCGATCCGCAGGTCATCGCCGACGGGGTCAACCTCGTCTGGGTACTGGTCGCGACCTTCCTGATCTTCTTCATGCACGCCGGCTTCGCCATGCTCGAGGCGGGGCAGGTGCGCTCGAAGAACGTCGCGAATCAGTTGACGAAGAACCTGCTAACCTGGAGCGTCGGGGTCACCGTTTTCTTCCTGATCGGTGCCGCGATCTCAGGCGTCGTCGGCGGTGACGGATTCTCTCTGACGGCGACGGCTGAAAACCCGAACGCCTGGGTCGACTGGCTGTTCGGTGCCGTCTTCGCGATGACGGCTGCGACCATCGTGTCGGGTGCCGTTGCCGGCCGCGCGAAACTTCGCGCGTACGTCGGCTACACCGTCGTCCTGGCCGCGGTCATCTACCCGGTTGTCGCCGGAATGGGCTGGGGGACCGAAGGCCCGCTCACCGGTGCCGGCATGCTCGGAGACATGCTCGACGGCGTCGGCTTCCACGACTTCGCGGGCGGGATGATCGTCCACGGGATGGGCGGCATCGCCGGCCTCACCGCGGCGTGGATTCTCGGCCCGCGCATGGACCGATACAACGACGACGGCTCCGTGAACGTCATTCCCGGCCACTCGCTGACCTTCGCCGTGCTCGGCACGCTGGTCCTCGCCTTCGGCTGGTACGGCTTCAACGTCGGGACCGCTGCGAGCGTGTTCACCGTCACCGAAGCCGGTGAACTCGTCCTCGGTGACTTCGCCACCGTCGGCCGCGTCGCGCTGACGACGACGCTCGCGATGGCCTGCGGTGCGATCGGAGCCGGACTCGTCGCGTGGCTCAAGACCGACAAGGTCGACACGCTCTACGTTGCGAACGGACTGCTGGCCGGGCTCGTCGGCATCACCGCGATCCCCGACACCACCGCGTGGTGGGGCGCGCTCCTCGTCGGTCTGCTTGCCGGTGCACAGCTCCCGATCGTCTTCGGATTCGTCGAGAGCAACCTGAAGATCGACGACGTCTGCGCGGTCTTCCCCGTCCACGGGTCCGCAGGAATTCTCGGAACGCTCATGTTCCCGTTCGTTGCGGCACCGGGCGAAGTCGGCAACATCGGGACCGCGTTCGCGGCCCAGCTCACCGGCGTCGTCGTCATCACCGTCTGGACGGTCGCCGCGACCGCGATCGTCTTCGGCGCGTTCAAGGCCGTCGGACAGGCCCGCGTCTCGCCGGAACACGAACGCGACGGGCTCGACGTCTCCGAACACGGCGTCGACACCTACCCCGAGTTCGGCCAGCCCGACGTCGCCACCGACGGCGGTTCCGACGAGATCATCCGTACCGACGGCGGTGAACCCAACGACGGACAGATCAAGATGGTCACCGCCATCGTCCGCCCCGACCGACTCGGCGAGATCAAGCAGTCGCTGGCCGAAGCCGGCGCACCGTCGCTGACGGTTACCAACGTCTCCGGCCGCGGCTCCCAGCCCGCGAAGAAGGGCCAATGGCGCGGCGAGGAGTACACGGTCGACCTCCACCAGAAGGTCAAAATCGAGTGCGTCGTCGCCGACATCCCCGCCCAAGAGGTCGTCGACGCCATCCGCGAGGGCGCGGAAACCGGCGAACCCGGCGACGGCAAGATCTTCGTCATGCCCGTCGAGGGCGCGACGCAGATCCGGACCGGCAAGACCGGCCCCGACGCCGTCTAAGATCGGGACACGCGGTCGCCCATCGCGGTCCACACGCCGATGGACCGCGACGTGATGACTCACGCGACCGACATGCTCGAGGCTGCTGGCAACCACAGTCGGCGACTCGACGCTCGGCCTACTCGGGCGTCACCGTCGGCCGGAGCCGTCTCGGCTCGCGGCCGACGCCCAGTGCAGTTCTCGTAGGTTCGATCGTGACGCTGTACCGGGTTCGATTCGATTTCGTCGCTTTTCTCGCGGTCCGTTACGATTCCTCGAGGCGCACACGTTCGGGGGATGACCGGCGGTTCGGAGACGGACCTCGGTACTACTTTGCCGTCCGAACTACAAGTCACGCGCATGACCGAGGACAACTCACGCGAGCTGTATGACCGGGCGCTGTCGGTGATGCCCGGCGGCGTCAACTCGGCGGTCCGCGCAGCGATCGAACCCTATCCGTTCTTCGTCCAGAAAGGTGAGGGTGGCCACGTCATCGACGCCGATGGCAACCGCTACGTCGACTGGGTGCTCGGGCTCGGTCCGTTGCTCTTGGGCCACGATCTACCCGACCCCGTGCAGGCGGGCATCCAGCGGAAAGCCAGCGAGGGGCCGATGTACGGCACCCCGACCGAGGTCGAGGTCGACCTCGCTGAGTTCGTCGTCCGCCACGTCCCCAGCGTCGAGAAGATCCGCTTCGTCAACTCCGGCACCGAGGCGACCACCTCCGCGGTGCGGCTCGCGCGGGGGTACACCGGGCGAAACAAGATCGTCGTCATGCAGGGCGGCTACCACGGCGCACAGGAGTCGACGCTGGTCGAGGGC from Natrinema versiforme includes these protein-coding regions:
- a CDS encoding TrmB family transcriptional regulator, translated to MSNAEEAVTTLEGLGLTEYESRCFVALVRLSKGTAKEISQVADIPRSRVYDTIERLDRKGLVNVQQTEPRQYKAVPVETACRRIREDYDSRINAAENALGQLEEPDSKDDEGMWAITQKDHITDRIVMFLEEAEETVHYLVPATEVVDQQILTELRSAAERGVSVYIEVAADDDRAEFADAVPDADIEIISALQSTNEVYNEWPAQLLMVDQQAIVAAGIKESDLPDVVNEMAVWTYGRDHGFAVWIRELLDDRLAERDDDRTTDD
- a CDS encoding MFS transporter is translated as MRWRYKETVLAMCTLAFLATMAGRLVISPVVPQITAEFGISNSVIGLALTGMWMAYFCSQFPSGVFADKYGERRIILVAVGGTAVASAFLAVAPLFPVFVVGTIVLGAVAGLHYSVATSLLTRTYDEIGAAIGVHNSGGPIAGLVAPPVAAWIAVRYGWRAAIAVGTVVAVPIFVLFARSVRPTAPQRPDQPMASRFELAPLVELLSRPKIAFTCVLAILGDFVWQATSSFLPTFLVAYRGQSATTASLVFGGYFVVQGITQVGVGAASDRYGREVTTAACMVLSVAGFGLFIAVPGPVSVVAGTTLLGIGLGWGAALLPRFMDELSAAERSAGFGLVRTVYGFVGALGSVITGTLADLFGWGVSFGFLGALLALVFAALAVNWAFSLGY
- the hemB gene encoding porphobilinogen synthase; amino-acid sequence: MDLTHRPRRLRQDRVRGLVSETSLEPADLIAPVFVDATTDERRPIESMPGHDRVPIDGIVDRVEEVLETGVEAVMLFGIPASKDPEGSRAWAEDGVIQEALRRITSETDAYVITDVCLCEYTDHGHCGPLEEELRSEDVVDADGPACEPTMTVDNDATLEALEKIVTSHARAGADMVAPSGMMDGMVGAIRSALDEAGFEHVPIMSYAAKYESAFYGPFRDAADGAPSFGNRRHYQMDPANSREAMREVRLDAEQGADVMMVKPALPYLDIVSAVRREFDHPVAAYNVSGEYAMLHAAAEKGWLDLEAVGLESLLSIKRAGADLILTYFAEDVAQRL
- a CDS encoding ammonium transporter — its product is MEPTLLQTEIDPQVIADGVNLVWVLVATFLIFFMHAGFAMLEAGQVRSKNVANQLTKNLLTWSVGVTVFFLIGAAISGVVGGDGFSLTATAENPNAWVDWLFGAVFAMTAATIVSGAVAGRAKLRAYVGYTVVLAAVIYPVVAGMGWGTEGPLTGAGMLGDMLDGVGFHDFAGGMIVHGMGGIAGLTAAWILGPRMDRYNDDGSVNVIPGHSLTFAVLGTLVLAFGWYGFNVGTAASVFTVTEAGELVLGDFATVGRVALTTTLAMACGAIGAGLVAWLKTDKVDTLYVANGLLAGLVGITAIPDTTAWWGALLVGLLAGAQLPIVFGFVESNLKIDDVCAVFPVHGSAGILGTLMFPFVAAPGEVGNIGTAFAAQLTGVVVITVWTVAATAIVFGAFKAVGQARVSPEHERDGLDVSEHGVDTYPEFGQPDVATDGGSDEIIRTDGGEPNDGQIKMVTAIVRPDRLGEIKQSLAEAGAPSLTVTNVSGRGSQPAKKGQWRGEEYTVDLHQKVKIECVVADIPAQEVVDAIREGAETGEPGDGKIFVMPVEGATQIRTGKTGPDAV